From Thermonema lapsum, the proteins below share one genomic window:
- a CDS encoding PspA/IM30 family protein yields the protein MGIFKRIADIFKANVNDALDKAEDPAKMIKLMVIEMQESLTKATASLAKAMAQERKLKNEYEKYLSLSEQWKQKAAAALQQGREDLARQALQKKALCDQNVGQYKQMYEAAVQQTAQLKETVDKLKIKLDEARAKESMLLARSETAKAQKEIVKQIGGLDTSSIFAKFDKFEEKILEQEAEAQAYAELASDNMNNLEDEFKKLNASSQVDDELAKLKAELNSGNDANSNS from the coding sequence ATGGGTATTTTCAAACGTATCGCTGACATCTTCAAAGCCAATGTAAATGATGCCTTGGATAAGGCCGAGGACCCAGCAAAAATGATTAAGCTGATGGTCATCGAAATGCAGGAGTCGCTAACCAAAGCTACTGCCAGCTTAGCAAAAGCCATGGCGCAAGAGCGCAAGCTAAAAAACGAATATGAGAAGTATCTGAGCCTCTCGGAACAGTGGAAGCAGAAAGCAGCTGCCGCCTTGCAGCAAGGACGCGAAGACCTGGCACGCCAAGCCTTGCAAAAAAAGGCACTCTGCGACCAAAATGTAGGACAGTACAAACAAATGTACGAAGCAGCTGTACAACAAACCGCACAACTCAAAGAAACTGTAGACAAGCTGAAAATCAAGCTGGACGAAGCACGTGCCAAAGAATCTATGCTTCTTGCACGCAGCGAAACTGCCAAAGCACAAAAAGAAATTGTCAAACAAATTGGTGGTTTAGACACTTCCAGCATCTTTGCCAAGTTCGATAAGTTCGAAGAGAAGATACTCGAACAAGAAGCCGAAGCACAAGCCTACGCCGAGCTTGCCAGTGACAATATGAACAACCTTGAAGATGAGTTCAAAAAGCTGAATGCCAGCTCACAAGTAGATGACGAACTGGCTAAGCTCAAAGCAGAGTTGAATTCCGGTAACGATGCCAACAGCAACTCATAA
- a CDS encoding OmpA family protein, with protein MRFHGIAYITIAFLFALQAVAIAQNLVPDGSFEQYLDCPHDYGTVRLGILRHWWATPNNCTPDYFHQCGKNDFSTEKNTCGGLPPQEGKGYVGLIIRTGEGKNQADLYYREAIQTELLEPLRPNARYVVRFYVARSEYSNYAAGNIGALLTPHPIEISVLKDYPAQVRHPEIITSTQWVKIEDTIVARGGERYLTIGEFERYEQRKILPLQVAPKYSKRFSYSRAYYFIDKVSVEFLDEPNASSEMLLTRKAPSSYIISPDFGEIQVGKPVVLTGVKFAYNQAELLPQSEVTLNKLYRLLVLHPQIKILIVGHTDEKGTAEYNQLLSEERARRVAIYLHNKGISPERIRFKGKGASEPLNTAKTPEAHEENRRVEFIIEP; from the coding sequence ATGCGTTTTCATGGTATAGCATACATCACCATCGCTTTCCTGTTTGCCCTTCAAGCAGTTGCCATTGCACAGAATCTGGTGCCTGACGGCTCTTTCGAGCAATACTTGGATTGCCCGCACGACTATGGTACTGTACGTTTGGGTATCTTGCGCCACTGGTGGGCAACTCCCAACAACTGTACCCCCGACTATTTCCACCAATGCGGAAAAAATGACTTTTCTACAGAAAAAAACACGTGTGGTGGGCTGCCTCCGCAAGAAGGAAAAGGCTACGTAGGCTTGATTATACGTACTGGCGAAGGCAAAAATCAAGCAGACCTTTATTACCGGGAAGCCATTCAAACAGAGCTATTAGAACCCTTGCGTCCCAACGCTCGTTACGTCGTCCGTTTTTACGTGGCGCGCTCTGAGTATTCTAACTATGCTGCCGGCAACATAGGCGCCCTTTTAACCCCCCATCCTATCGAAATTTCTGTGCTGAAAGATTATCCGGCGCAAGTAAGGCATCCGGAAATTATCACTTCCACCCAGTGGGTAAAAATAGAAGACACCATCGTGGCACGCGGGGGTGAACGTTACCTTACCATCGGCGAATTTGAACGCTATGAGCAGCGCAAGATTTTACCGCTACAGGTGGCGCCCAAATACAGCAAACGATTCAGCTATTCGCGTGCCTACTATTTCATAGATAAGGTATCGGTCGAGTTTCTCGATGAGCCGAATGCCTCGAGCGAAATGCTACTCACTCGCAAAGCACCGAGCAGCTACATCATCAGCCCCGATTTTGGAGAGATTCAGGTAGGCAAGCCGGTGGTACTTACTGGCGTGAAGTTTGCATACAACCAAGCAGAGCTTTTGCCTCAATCGGAAGTTACACTCAATAAGCTGTACCGTCTCTTGGTACTTCATCCGCAAATAAAAATACTTATCGTAGGACATACCGATGAAAAAGGTACAGCCGAATACAATCAACTGCTTTCGGAAGAACGTGCCCGGCGAGTAGCCATATATCTTCACAACAAAGGCATCAGCCCCGAACGCATCCGATTCAAAGGGAAAGGCGCAAGCGAGCCACTCAATACCGCAAAAACCCCAGAGGCGCACGAAGAAAATCGGCGCGTGGAGTTTATCATTGAGCCTTGA
- a CDS encoding inositol monophosphatase family protein has protein sequence MPNYAALVHQVADLCRETGEWIDEQAQIFNREKVEYKGRNDLVSYVDKEAEKRLLQGLRHLMPKALFLSEETNAQTQVAQGAYWIVDPLDGTTNFVHAVPIYAISVALMVNGELKIGVVYEINRRECFYAWEKGGAYLNHTPLRCNNSTPLEASLIATGYPYYDFGLTAYYLQILERFMKKTHGVRRLGAASVDLAYVAAGRFEGFFEYNLQPWDVAAGALIVKEAGGSLCEFTGGTDYIFGRSIVAARHSGLLHEMLEQISPIWEEALNSQSKV, from the coding sequence ATGCCCAACTATGCAGCTTTGGTACACCAAGTAGCAGACCTGTGTCGCGAAACAGGCGAATGGATTGACGAGCAGGCACAAATATTCAATCGCGAAAAAGTAGAGTACAAAGGGCGCAACGACTTGGTCTCTTATGTAGATAAAGAAGCCGAAAAGCGCTTGTTGCAAGGACTGAGGCACCTGATGCCCAAAGCCTTGTTCCTGAGCGAAGAAACCAATGCACAAACTCAAGTAGCGCAGGGCGCTTACTGGATAGTGGATCCGCTCGACGGCACCACCAACTTCGTGCACGCCGTGCCGATATACGCTATCAGCGTAGCGCTGATGGTCAATGGCGAGCTGAAAATAGGCGTTGTATATGAAATCAATCGCCGTGAGTGTTTTTATGCATGGGAAAAAGGCGGTGCTTATCTCAACCATACCCCTTTGCGCTGCAACAACTCCACCCCCTTAGAAGCTTCTTTAATAGCTACGGGCTACCCGTATTATGATTTCGGGCTTACTGCCTACTACCTGCAGATACTTGAACGCTTCATGAAAAAAACGCATGGGGTACGGCGTTTAGGTGCCGCCTCCGTCGATTTAGCCTATGTTGCAGCAGGGCGCTTCGAGGGTTTTTTCGAATACAACCTTCAGCCATGGGACGTAGCCGCCGGTGCTCTTATCGTCAAAGAAGCAGGCGGTAGCCTCTGTGAGTTTACGGGCGGCACCGACTACATTTTTGGGCGCTCTATCGTGGCGGCAAGGCATAGCGGCTTGCTCCATGAAATGCTCGAACAAATAAGCCCCATTTGGGAAGAAGCGCTTAACAGCCAAAGTAAGGTTTAG
- a CDS encoding M61 family metallopeptidase codes for MKSTNILLTVCLTLSLSVAAWAQQLHYVVNLNDRSGDSFKVTIQIQGKLGKQPIIYQFASTAPGTYQVMDMGRFVRKFEVLDNKGRPVEVEQVSVNQWEIKKPEKVRTIRYEIAETWDTPVQENPIYLMCGSSIEDDHVLINGQTVFGYFHGKQQAPFTIELLYPEGWKVGTALNRNEQGYWLANNYDHAVDSPILLGNLTYAKDEVGGAQIDVYTYSATGKINSTTLLSAMKDMLNAASDFLNGLPVERYTFLFHFSDKSAGAWEHSYSSEYILKEGEWNEQMKNSVLSIAAHEFFHIVTPLNIHSEIIEHFNFVKPTPSQHLWLYEGTTEWAAHMMQLRGGLISLDEFLQRWGRKAYVDSRYFDSNYSLVALSLNSYTAEGQKQYSNIYYRGALVASLLDIRLLELSNGKRGLREVILELINKYGASKPFPEDKFFDIFVEMTYPEIGDFFDRYVKNAEPLPLKEYFNKIGIDFKAGDSASPAPAFVPMEHPTEAQLRLREAWLKNLPLR; via the coding sequence ATGAAAAGCACAAACATCCTTTTAACTGTTTGCTTGACTCTGAGCCTGAGTGTAGCGGCATGGGCACAACAATTGCATTATGTGGTGAACTTGAATGACCGTTCTGGCGATTCCTTTAAGGTAACCATCCAAATACAAGGCAAGTTGGGCAAACAACCCATTATCTACCAGTTTGCTTCTACAGCGCCGGGCACCTACCAAGTCATGGACATGGGGCGTTTTGTGCGTAAGTTTGAGGTTCTCGATAACAAAGGTCGTCCGGTAGAAGTAGAGCAGGTTTCGGTGAACCAATGGGAAATTAAAAAACCGGAGAAGGTACGCACCATCCGTTATGAAATAGCCGAAACATGGGATACCCCTGTGCAGGAAAACCCCATTTATTTGATGTGCGGTTCTTCCATAGAAGATGACCATGTGCTCATCAACGGGCAAACGGTATTCGGTTACTTCCACGGCAAGCAGCAGGCTCCTTTTACTATTGAGCTGTTATATCCCGAAGGCTGGAAGGTAGGTACTGCCTTGAACCGCAATGAGCAAGGCTATTGGCTTGCCAACAACTATGACCATGCAGTAGATTCGCCTATTTTATTGGGCAACCTCACCTACGCCAAAGATGAAGTAGGCGGGGCACAAATTGACGTATATACCTATTCGGCTACTGGGAAAATAAATTCCACTACCTTGCTTTCTGCCATGAAAGATATGTTGAATGCAGCCAGCGACTTTCTCAATGGCTTGCCTGTAGAGCGTTATACTTTCCTCTTTCACTTCTCCGACAAGAGCGCCGGTGCGTGGGAACACTCCTACAGCTCGGAGTACATATTGAAAGAGGGCGAGTGGAACGAGCAAATGAAAAACTCTGTACTAAGCATTGCGGCTCATGAGTTCTTTCATATAGTAACCCCGCTGAATATCCATAGCGAAATTATAGAACATTTCAACTTTGTGAAGCCCACGCCTTCGCAGCACTTGTGGTTGTATGAAGGCACTACCGAATGGGCTGCCCATATGATGCAGCTACGGGGCGGGCTCATCTCCCTCGATGAATTCCTGCAGCGCTGGGGAAGAAAAGCATATGTGGATAGCCGTTATTTCGACTCTAACTATAGCCTGGTGGCGCTGAGTCTGAACTCTTACACTGCGGAAGGACAAAAACAATATAGCAACATCTATTATCGCGGAGCATTGGTAGCTTCTTTGCTCGACATCCGCTTGCTGGAGCTGTCGAACGGCAAACGGGGGCTCAGAGAAGTAATCCTTGAATTGATTAACAAATACGGAGCATCGAAGCCTTTCCCCGAGGACAAGTTTTTCGATATCTTTGTAGAGATGACCTATCCAGAAATAGGCGATTTCTTTGACCGCTATGTGAAAAATGCCGAGCCTTTGCCTTTAAAAGAGTATTTTAACAAAATAGGCATAGACTTCAAAGCGGGAGATAGCGCCTCCCCGGCACCCGCATTTGTGCCGATGGAGCATCCTACCGAAGCACAACTACGTTTGCGTGAGGCTTGGTTGAAGAACCTTCCGCTGCGTTAA
- the deoC gene encoding deoxyribose-phosphate aldolase encodes MEKIQQYLEHTLLSPTAAYEDYDRLVAEAKTYHFFGVCVPPYWVKKVKRDLRDTAVQVVTVIGFPLGYQRTETKLDEVKYALRDGADELDVVLNLSAVKSRAWDWVKIELARLAESIHQAEKIFKLILETAYLDDDELHKLCSMCAACGVDYAKTSTGFAPKGAEIETVRKMRQWLPAHVGIKASGGIRNFAQAQAFIEAGADRIGTSSGVRIVEESLRQSNS; translated from the coding sequence ATGGAAAAAATACAACAATACCTCGAACATACCCTGCTGTCGCCCACTGCTGCTTATGAAGACTACGACCGTCTGGTGGCAGAAGCTAAAACATACCACTTTTTTGGGGTTTGTGTGCCCCCCTATTGGGTAAAGAAAGTAAAGCGTGACTTACGCGATACGGCTGTTCAAGTGGTTACGGTCATCGGTTTTCCCTTAGGCTATCAACGTACCGAAACAAAGCTCGATGAGGTGAAATACGCCCTACGCGACGGCGCCGACGAGTTGGACGTGGTGCTAAACCTCTCGGCAGTAAAAAGCCGTGCTTGGGACTGGGTAAAAATAGAGCTCGCACGCCTTGCCGAAAGTATACATCAAGCCGAAAAAATATTTAAGTTGATTTTAGAAACCGCCTACCTCGACGACGATGAATTGCATAAGTTATGTAGCATGTGTGCTGCCTGTGGTGTGGATTACGCCAAAACATCTACCGGCTTTGCCCCCAAGGGCGCCGAAATAGAAACTGTGCGCAAAATGCGGCAATGGCTGCCTGCGCATGTGGGCATCAAAGCATCGGGAGGTATTCGTAACTTTGCGCAAGCCCAAGCTTTTATAGAAGCCGGTGCCGACCGTATCGGCACTTCCTCGGGGGTGCGTATTGTGGAAGAAAGCCTCCGGCAATCAAATTCATAG
- the porT gene encoding type IX secretion/gliding motility protein PorT/SprT encodes MSFAQHLRGNDINLRNYDEQKLHYGFVLGLNFSRFHFQPQGRYATSDTIVQAKISPGFALGLLGALHLNPWWEMRLAPTASFNERVLEYTSLSSGNKVNKLVEATYIDLPLLFRFKSSRRGNARMFMLIGASASFALSRKVEEQDLVRVKPFDVAIEFGFGMEKFFPMFKFAPELRFSQGIMNVLEQDGNAYSGQLKALYNQRVSLYFFFE; translated from the coding sequence ATGAGCTTTGCCCAGCATCTGCGCGGAAATGACATCAATCTGCGCAACTACGATGAGCAAAAATTGCACTATGGTTTTGTTTTAGGCTTGAATTTTTCGCGTTTTCACTTTCAACCCCAGGGGCGATATGCCACTTCCGATACAATAGTGCAGGCTAAAATATCGCCGGGCTTTGCTTTGGGTTTGTTGGGTGCGCTGCATCTCAACCCTTGGTGGGAGATGCGCTTGGCGCCCACTGCCAGCTTCAATGAGCGCGTCTTGGAATATACCAGCTTGAGTAGCGGCAACAAAGTAAACAAGTTAGTAGAAGCCACTTACATAGATTTGCCTTTGCTGTTTCGCTTCAAGTCGTCGCGCAGGGGCAATGCGCGTATGTTTATGTTGATTGGTGCCAGTGCTTCTTTTGCCTTATCAAGAAAGGTAGAAGAGCAGGATTTGGTGCGGGTAAAGCCTTTTGATGTGGCAATAGAGTTTGGTTTTGGAATGGAGAAGTTCTTTCCCATGTTCAAGTTTGCTCCCGAGCTGCGTTTCTCGCAGGGCATAATGAATGTGCTTGAGCAAGATGGCAATGCGTATTCGGGGCAGCTGAAAGCGCTTTACAATCAAAGGGTCTCACTTTATTTTTTCTTTGAATAG
- a CDS encoding type B 50S ribosomal protein L31 has protein sequence MKKDIHPNYQLVVFWDITSDYKFLSKSTMTSNETIEWEDGNTYPVIKVDVSAKSHPFFTGKKLVLDTTGRVEKFNRRVAKSKEMRNQN, from the coding sequence ATGAAAAAAGATATTCATCCGAACTATCAACTGGTTGTATTTTGGGACATTACTAGCGACTATAAGTTTCTGAGCAAGTCCACTATGACTTCGAACGAAACTATAGAATGGGAAGACGGCAACACCTATCCTGTAATCAAGGTTGACGTAAGTGCCAAGTCGCATCCTTTCTTTACCGGTAAGAAATTGGTATTGGATACTACAGGTCGTGTGGAGAAATTCAATCGTCGTGTAGCCAAAAGCAAAGAAATGCGCAATCAGAACTAA
- a CDS encoding GlmU family protein, which yields MHIVLFDTPEAHRALLPLTFTRAAALLRVGALTVAEKWRRLLAAEKLYIQTLPYLQSLYEVPSQLEETLYIAGNLLPNADLLQAINTLAPGEGLMLDNKLLAMRASKPLPAQPLEPSKSIEWKGDCKLLQMPSDIFRFNGEQIRFDFDLLVHTAQPAKILDSHTVIYGKDNVLVEEGAQLRACVINAENGPVYIGKGAQVQEMSVIHGAFALCEGAVVNIGGKMRADTTIGPYCKVGGEISNSVFWGYSNKAHDGFVGNSVIGAWCNLGADTNTSNLKNNYSTVRVWSYLHNDYVDTGLQFCGLTMGDHSKAGINTMFNTGTVVGVAANIFGGDFPPKHIPSFSWGGVHYGWQRYHLEELFKTASRMMQRRGKQLSREEMQVLTYLYNQNEEEKQNGYSVVV from the coding sequence GTGCACATTGTATTGTTTGACACACCGGAGGCGCATCGTGCGCTTTTACCCTTAACTTTTACCCGGGCGGCTGCTCTGTTGAGAGTGGGCGCCTTGACTGTGGCAGAGAAGTGGCGCCGCTTGTTGGCAGCGGAAAAGCTCTACATACAAACGCTGCCTTACTTGCAGTCTCTTTATGAAGTGCCAAGCCAACTGGAAGAGACGCTATATATTGCCGGTAATTTGCTACCCAATGCCGATTTGCTGCAAGCCATCAATACACTGGCACCCGGTGAAGGCTTGATGCTGGACAACAAACTGTTAGCGATGCGGGCAAGCAAGCCTTTGCCTGCTCAACCTCTTGAGCCAAGTAAAAGCATAGAGTGGAAAGGCGATTGTAAGCTGTTGCAAATGCCTTCCGACATTTTCCGCTTTAATGGAGAACAGATACGCTTCGATTTTGATTTGTTGGTGCACACAGCTCAACCTGCCAAGATATTGGATTCCCACACAGTCATTTACGGCAAAGACAATGTACTTGTAGAAGAAGGGGCGCAGTTGCGGGCTTGTGTTATCAATGCTGAAAATGGTCCGGTTTATATTGGCAAAGGTGCTCAAGTGCAAGAGATGAGCGTAATTCATGGTGCTTTTGCCCTTTGTGAAGGGGCAGTGGTGAACATAGGGGGCAAAATGCGAGCCGATACCACCATCGGACCTTATTGCAAGGTAGGGGGAGAAATAAGCAACAGTGTTTTTTGGGGCTACAGCAATAAAGCGCACGATGGTTTTGTGGGCAACAGTGTGATAGGGGCTTGGTGCAATTTGGGTGCAGACACCAACACCTCTAATTTGAAAAATAATTACAGCACTGTGCGGGTATGGAGTTATCTGCACAACGACTACGTGGACACTGGCTTGCAGTTTTGTGGCTTAACCATGGGCGACCATTCCAAAGCGGGCATCAACACCATGTTTAATACAGGCACGGTAGTAGGAGTGGCTGCCAACATCTTTGGCGGTGATTTCCCGCCCAAGCATATTCCTTCATTCAGTTGGGGAGGTGTGCATTACGGTTGGCAACGTTATCACCTTGAAGAACTTTTTAAAACAGCCAGTCGTATGATGCAAAGGCGGGGCAAGCAGCTTAGCCGGGAAGAAATGCAGGTGCTGACTTATCTGTACAATCAAAACGAAGAGGAAAAACAAAACGGGTATAGCGTGGTTGTTTAG
- the ubiE gene encoding bifunctional demethylmenaquinone methyltransferase/2-methoxy-6-polyprenyl-1,4-benzoquinol methylase UbiE: MTVLPYKEEPADKKAQVARMFNNIATTYDLLNHVLSLGIDVTWRKKATKMLARWQPKHLLDVATGTADFAIELSKIPSVEQVVGVDISEKMLEHGREKVRQKKLSEKILLEYGDSENLQYENNTFDAVTVAFGVRNFANLEKGLQEIFRVLKPGGVLLVLEFSKPKRFPIKQLYRFYFTRWVPFIGKLISKDRAAYAYLPESVDAFPDGMQFVDILKQTGFKETKWYPLTFGISSIYLGVKPS, from the coding sequence ATGACAGTATTGCCTTACAAAGAAGAGCCAGCAGACAAAAAAGCGCAGGTGGCGCGCATGTTCAACAACATAGCTACCACCTACGACCTCTTGAATCATGTTTTGAGCTTAGGGATTGATGTGACATGGCGCAAGAAAGCGACCAAAATGCTGGCACGATGGCAGCCCAAGCATCTGCTGGATGTGGCTACCGGCACCGCCGACTTTGCCATTGAACTGAGCAAAATACCTTCTGTAGAGCAAGTAGTAGGGGTCGATATTTCCGAAAAAATGCTGGAACACGGAAGAGAAAAGGTACGTCAAAAAAAACTGAGCGAAAAGATTTTGCTCGAATATGGCGATTCGGAAAACCTTCAATACGAAAACAATACCTTTGATGCGGTAACTGTAGCTTTTGGGGTGCGTAATTTTGCAAATTTGGAGAAGGGGCTTCAGGAAATCTTTCGTGTGTTGAAACCGGGGGGCGTGTTGCTGGTGCTTGAGTTTTCCAAACCCAAGCGTTTCCCCATCAAGCAGTTGTATCGTTTTTATTTTACACGTTGGGTTCCTTTCATTGGAAAGCTTATTTCTAAAGACCGCGCAGCTTATGCCTATTTACCTGAATCGGTAGATGCTTTCCCCGATGGTATGCAATTTGTGGACATATTGAAGCAAACTGGATTTAAAGAAACAAAATGGTATCCTTTAACTTTCGGAATCAGCTCTATTTATTTGGGTGTCAAGCCCTCTTGA
- a CDS encoding YbjN domain-containing protein: MPKFKVLKEGVNQELIKQTHQKIKSFIQELFHENEVIEVDGTYSFTFGTVSVNVRVLPWHSEDVLVEVFSYVAEEIELSPSVMEELLRLNATTHFGAFGITFDNSVVFSYSIAGANLDFNEFAAAVQTVATVADSYDELLKEFNV; this comes from the coding sequence ATGCCTAAATTCAAAGTTTTAAAAGAAGGTGTCAACCAAGAGCTTATCAAGCAGACCCATCAAAAGATAAAATCATTCATACAAGAGCTGTTTCACGAGAATGAAGTCATTGAAGTGGATGGCACCTACTCTTTCACCTTTGGCACTGTCAGTGTAAACGTGCGTGTGCTTCCTTGGCACAGCGAAGATGTATTGGTAGAAGTATTTTCTTATGTGGCAGAAGAAATAGAATTATCACCCTCTGTGATGGAAGAGCTGCTGCGCCTCAATGCCACCACACATTTTGGTGCCTTCGGCATTACCTTCGACAACTCGGTGGTGTTTAGTTATTCAATAGCGGGTGCCAATCTGGATTTCAACGAGTTTGCTGCGGCAGTACAAACCGTAGCTACCGTAGCCGATAGCTACGACGAACTGCTCAAAGAGTTTAATGTATGA
- a CDS encoding Lrp/AsnC family transcriptional regulator: MGQRRRLKLDEIDRKILQILQEDGRITNAQLSKDIGLSPAPTLERVKKLEQAGIIQSYHAVVDKEKVGLGVMTFVQVSLISHKKSVIEKFVDKINKIDNIVECYYMTGAADFLLKIVAEDIASYQKLMLEQVSEIEEIEHMQSMVVLSVFKQKRALPIPDDVIEE; encoded by the coding sequence ATGGGACAACGTAGAAGACTGAAACTCGATGAAATAGACCGTAAGATACTGCAAATCTTGCAAGAAGACGGACGCATTACCAATGCGCAACTGTCAAAAGACATCGGTTTGTCGCCGGCACCTACTTTGGAGCGGGTGAAAAAGCTGGAACAAGCCGGTATCATTCAAAGCTACCACGCAGTGGTGGACAAAGAGAAAGTAGGCTTGGGCGTGATGACCTTCGTGCAGGTATCGCTCATTAGCCATAAGAAAAGCGTAATAGAGAAATTTGTAGATAAAATCAATAAGATAGACAACATCGTCGAGTGTTATTATATGACAGGGGCGGCTGATTTCTTGTTGAAAATCGTAGCCGAAGACATCGCTTCCTATCAAAAACTGATGTTAGAACAGGTCAGCGAGATTGAAGAGATAGAACATATGCAGTCGATGGTGGTGCTGTCGGTATTTAAGCAGAAGCGAGCACTTCCCATCCCCGACGATGTCATTGAAGAATAA
- a CDS encoding E3 ubiquitin ligase family protein, with protein MIYVLIGVILLAAGGFLEYNRRQQLRRVLNIKYHQTTAIGEVIDAYKDISRQLGVGNYSQIVELKGKAKALSPLQSEFSKKSVVYYTATVTREYETKVRQQDQEGNIYWTTERRTEVISHQEHKIPFLIEDHTGEIEVNPEGAEIHPIKSFDRFEREGEGQLFSYIAQKTAYNQDNKTLGFRYQESIIHVGAQLYVLGEAHDRDGHLRVGKPKDDKESFIISTKTEEQLLKESEKNAKISLVGAFILGIIGVVLIVYGITA; from the coding sequence ATGATATACGTCCTGATTGGGGTGATATTGCTTGCTGCCGGCGGTTTTTTGGAGTACAATCGTCGGCAGCAATTGCGCCGCGTGCTAAACATCAAATACCACCAAACAACCGCTATCGGTGAGGTTATAGATGCCTACAAAGACATAAGCAGGCAACTGGGTGTAGGCAATTATTCCCAAATAGTAGAGTTAAAAGGCAAAGCCAAGGCGTTATCGCCTTTGCAAAGCGAGTTTAGCAAGAAATCAGTAGTATATTATACTGCCACCGTCACCCGAGAATACGAAACCAAAGTAAGGCAGCAAGACCAAGAAGGAAACATCTACTGGACTACTGAGCGACGCACCGAAGTAATAAGCCACCAAGAGCATAAAATCCCCTTTCTAATCGAAGACCACACCGGCGAAATAGAAGTAAATCCGGAAGGAGCTGAAATTCATCCTATAAAAAGCTTTGACCGCTTCGAGCGAGAAGGAGAAGGACAGTTGTTCAGTTATATAGCCCAAAAAACAGCTTACAATCAGGACAATAAAACCTTGGGGTTCCGTTATCAGGAGTCGATTATACACGTGGGGGCTCAGCTTTATGTTCTTGGAGAAGCCCATGACCGCGACGGTCATCTGCGAGTGGGCAAACCCAAAGACGATAAAGAAAGCTTTATTATCTCTACCAAAACGGAAGAACAATTGCTAAAGGAATCAGAAAAGAACGCCAAAATATCTCTTGTAGGAGCATTCATTTTAGGCATCATTGGCGTGGTGCTTATTGTCTATGGCATCACTGCTTAA
- the trxA gene encoding thioredoxin — translation MKGKFEQLINQDVPVLIDFSAEWCGPCQAMKPVLKEVAGQIGNQAKIIKIDVDKNPHLAAKYQVRGVPTFMLFKNGQLLWRHSGMLSAGQLLQVLKQHAPVS, via the coding sequence ATGAAAGGAAAATTTGAGCAATTAATCAACCAAGACGTACCTGTACTCATCGACTTCTCGGCAGAGTGGTGTGGTCCTTGTCAAGCAATGAAGCCCGTACTCAAAGAAGTAGCGGGGCAAATAGGCAATCAAGCCAAGATTATCAAAATAGATGTGGATAAAAACCCTCATCTGGCAGCGAAGTATCAGGTACGCGGCGTACCTACTTTTATGCTCTTCAAGAATGGTCAATTGTTGTGGCGTCATTCGGGCATGCTTTCGGCGGGGCAGCTCCTGCAAGTGTTGAAGCAGCATGCACCAGTTTCATAA